The Fervidibacillus albus genome contains a region encoding:
- the spoVB gene encoding stage V sporulation protein B, giving the protein MSKFFKGTMILLIAGFITRILGFINRIVIARMIGAEGVGLYMMAYPTFILVVTLTQLGLPVAISKRVAEAEAVGDVQKVKKILAISLLVTCTLSFLFTPLLLFTAPLIAELFFTDKRTMYPLMAIAPVIPIIAFSSVIRGYFQGKLNMKPAAISQILEQSIRILLILLLTKYFLPYGVHMAAAGVMIATIGGEFVSLVYLMTMFKIKKAFPLRKKFFQLKQGKDILRELLRIALPTTGSRMIGSVSWFLEPIVVTQSLALAGITASIATKQYGALTGFAMPLLFLPSFITVALSTALIPSISEAISLKQYPIVEKRLQQAIKITIVTGALPIAILYVLAEPIMLFMYRSESGIPFIQLMAPFFIFQYLQLPLSSALQALDMARQAMINSLIGAGVKLITIFILASRPDFGINGVAIGIVVGFILVTFLHYATVIKIVPLTFYARFYGIILLITYVTSRFGTMMLHRLNEQPFIWTIAIVSIWMTILYTILLFLFRIIDKHSIQKMRAFLSPKNH; this is encoded by the coding sequence ATGTCAAAGTTTTTCAAAGGAACGATGATTTTATTAATTGCCGGATTCATCACCCGTATACTCGGTTTTATCAATCGGATCGTCATCGCCAGAATGATTGGAGCAGAAGGTGTCGGCCTATACATGATGGCCTATCCGACTTTTATTTTAGTCGTTACATTAACCCAGCTCGGACTGCCCGTTGCCATATCGAAACGTGTAGCAGAAGCGGAGGCGGTTGGCGATGTGCAAAAAGTAAAAAAAATCCTTGCCATTTCATTATTAGTTACATGTACCCTTTCTTTTCTTTTCACCCCGTTGCTCCTTTTCACAGCACCGTTGATTGCCGAATTGTTTTTCACCGATAAACGAACGATGTACCCGCTTATGGCCATCGCACCGGTTATTCCGATTATCGCCTTTTCTTCGGTCATCCGTGGGTATTTTCAAGGTAAACTCAACATGAAACCCGCCGCAATTTCTCAAATATTAGAACAGTCCATACGAATTTTGCTCATCCTCCTTTTGACGAAATATTTTTTGCCTTATGGCGTCCATATGGCTGCAGCAGGTGTTATGATCGCCACAATTGGAGGAGAATTCGTATCCCTCGTATATTTAATGACAATGTTTAAAATAAAAAAAGCGTTTCCACTTCGAAAAAAATTTTTTCAACTAAAACAAGGAAAGGACATTTTGCGTGAACTACTCCGTATCGCCCTACCTACAACAGGTAGCAGAATGATCGGTTCAGTCTCTTGGTTTTTAGAGCCGATCGTTGTAACCCAATCGTTAGCTTTAGCTGGCATTACGGCCTCCATTGCAACAAAACAATACGGTGCCCTTACCGGTTTCGCCATGCCTTTATTATTTCTTCCTTCGTTTATCACCGTCGCATTGAGCACCGCATTAATTCCATCAATCAGTGAAGCAATCTCATTGAAACAGTATCCGATTGTCGAGAAACGGTTACAACAGGCGATTAAAATAACGATCGTTACAGGTGCTTTACCGATTGCCATTCTATATGTATTAGCCGAACCGATCATGTTATTTATGTACCGTTCGGAAAGCGGCATTCCCTTTATTCAATTGATGGCTCCCTTTTTCATATTTCAATATTTACAACTCCCCCTATCTTCAGCCTTACAAGCATTAGATATGGCTCGGCAGGCGATGATCAATAGTCTAATCGGGGCTGGCGTCAAACTGATTACTATTTTCATCCTCGCCTCCCGACCGGACTTTGGAATTAACGGAGTAGCCATCGGAATCGTCGTCGGCTTCATTCTCGTCACATTTCTCCATTACGCGACCGTAATAAAAATCGTTCCGTTAACCTTTTATGCACGGTTTTACGGAATCATCCTCCTCATAACGTATGTGACGAGTCGGTTCGGTACGATGATGCTTCATCGTTTAAATGAACAACCTTTCATATGGACGATTGCCATCGTTTCCATCTGGATGACGATATTGTATACGATCCTCTTATTTCTTTTCCGGATAATCGACAAACATTCGATTCAAAAAATGCGCGCGTTTTTATCACCGAAAAATCATTGA
- a CDS encoding post-transcriptional regulator encodes MNEHPYEKFRDQVRVVLESKLEEFQLLNYTHVTEQALWDYLLSKKWKYGKKEIHLHEIVKDIYAIKVSDYISYATVQQLQAPDIFSEEGMDELYRLLGKNR; translated from the coding sequence GTGAACGAACACCCTTATGAAAAGTTCCGTGATCAAGTCCGAGTCGTCCTTGAAAGTAAGTTGGAAGAATTTCAGTTATTGAATTATACGCACGTAACCGAACAAGCATTATGGGATTATTTATTGTCCAAAAAATGGAAGTATGGAAAAAAAGAGATTCATTTACACGAAATTGTCAAGGATATATACGCAATCAAAGTGAGCGATTATATTAGTTACGCTACCGTTCAACAACTTCAAGCACCCGATATATTTTCAGAGGAAGGGATGGACGAATTGTATCGGTTGTTAGGAAAAAATCGCTAG
- the secDF gene encoding protein translocase subunit SecDF encodes MVKRSRIIAFFLLVLLFFSLMGTTTESILNRLKLGLDLQGGFEVLYEVQPVDEGEEITSETLASTAEALDRRINVLGVSEPKIEIEEGNRIRVQLAGIEDQNEAREILSTTAELSFRDAYDNKLLDGTDLVQGSAKQSFDEYGKPNVVLELKDASKFADATREVLQQDIPVMVIWLDFEEGVDSYLEERNEENPKYISAPGVDQVINSTDVEIRGDFTPEEAQTLANLLNAGALPVKLDEIYSTSVGAQFGVDALQKTVKAGIIGIALLFLFLIGFYRLPGIIATVSLSVYIYLILAVYDGLNAILTLPGIAALLLGIGMAVDANIITYERIKEELRVGRSLQAAFKEANKSSFITILDANVTTLIAAVVLFIYGESSVKGFATMLMVSIILSFFTSVYLTRFLLGLFIKSNWLNNRLGWLGVKKEEIKDIREGYDTLELSTKYEKYDFVKHRKIFFTISSVLISAGIVILLIFRLNLSIDFTSGTRIEVMAENSLTTEQIQEDLQTFGIETDDIVLSGDDYTRATARYKGVLDQDEINGLKDYFSEKYGSDPNVSVVTPTVGKELVKNAIIAVAIASIGMILYVTLRFEIRMALAAILALLHDAFFMVALFSMTRLEVDLNFIAAILTIIGYSINDTIVTFDRIRAHLKKKKRIRKFEELVDIVNQSLRQVLTRSISTSVTTLLPVVLLLLIGSEAIWNFSLAMFIGLLIGVYSSLFIAAQLWLLWKGRELKKKGTIITYKERKKYSDQPQV; translated from the coding sequence ATGGTAAAACGGAGTAGAATTATTGCCTTTTTTCTTCTCGTCCTATTATTTTTCAGTTTGATGGGGACGACAACCGAATCGATTTTAAACCGATTAAAATTAGGCTTAGATTTACAAGGTGGTTTCGAAGTATTATATGAAGTACAACCCGTTGATGAAGGAGAAGAAATTACGAGCGAGACGTTGGCCAGTACCGCCGAAGCGTTAGATCGACGAATTAACGTGTTAGGTGTAAGTGAACCGAAGATTGAAATCGAAGAGGGAAATCGGATTCGCGTACAGTTGGCGGGAATTGAGGATCAAAACGAAGCGAGGGAAATCCTCTCGACGACGGCTGAATTATCGTTTCGCGACGCTTATGATAATAAATTGTTAGACGGTACCGATTTAGTTCAAGGTTCGGCCAAACAATCCTTCGACGAGTACGGGAAACCGAATGTTGTACTGGAATTAAAGGATGCGTCGAAGTTTGCCGATGCAACAAGGGAAGTTTTACAACAAGATATTCCCGTTATGGTTATCTGGCTCGATTTTGAAGAAGGGGTAGACTCCTATCTAGAAGAAAGAAATGAGGAAAATCCGAAATACATATCAGCTCCTGGGGTAGATCAAGTAATCAACAGTACCGATGTGGAAATCAGGGGTGATTTTACGCCGGAAGAAGCGCAAACATTAGCAAATTTATTGAACGCAGGTGCGCTGCCGGTCAAACTCGATGAAATTTATTCCACGTCCGTCGGTGCACAATTTGGCGTAGATGCTTTGCAAAAAACCGTAAAAGCCGGCATTATCGGAATTGCCCTCTTGTTTTTATTTTTAATCGGCTTTTACCGTTTACCAGGGATTATAGCTACCGTTTCGTTGTCGGTATACATATATCTTATCCTCGCCGTTTATGACGGATTAAATGCTATATTAACATTGCCGGGAATTGCGGCTCTATTGTTAGGAATTGGAATGGCCGTTGATGCAAACATTATCACTTACGAACGAATAAAGGAAGAATTACGGGTCGGCAGGTCTCTACAAGCCGCCTTTAAAGAAGCGAATAAATCGTCCTTTATTACGATTCTCGATGCGAATGTGACGACACTCATTGCCGCTGTTGTGTTATTCATCTATGGGGAAAGTTCGGTTAAAGGTTTTGCGACGATGTTGATGGTTAGTATCATCCTTAGCTTCTTTACCTCCGTTTATTTGACGCGATTTTTATTGGGGTTATTTATTAAAAGCAACTGGTTAAATAACCGCCTCGGATGGTTAGGGGTGAAAAAGGAAGAAATTAAAGATATTCGAGAAGGATACGACACGCTGGAACTTTCGACAAAGTATGAGAAATACGATTTTGTGAAACATCGGAAAATCTTTTTTACCATTTCCTCCGTACTAATTTCTGCTGGAATCGTCATTTTACTCATATTCCGTCTTAATTTGTCCATCGACTTTACAAGTGGGACGAGAATTGAAGTGATGGCAGAAAATTCGTTAACGACAGAACAAATTCAGGAAGATTTACAAACCTTTGGCATCGAAACGGACGATATCGTTTTATCGGGAGACGATTATACGCGAGCCACTGCCCGCTACAAAGGGGTATTGGATCAGGATGAAATCAATGGACTGAAAGATTATTTCAGTGAAAAATACGGTAGCGATCCGAACGTTAGCGTTGTAACACCGACTGTTGGAAAAGAATTGGTGAAAAACGCCATCATCGCTGTGGCCATTGCATCGATCGGAATGATTTTATATGTAACGCTTCGTTTTGAAATTCGAATGGCGTTAGCTGCCATCCTTGCCCTTTTGCACGATGCCTTTTTCATGGTCGCCCTTTTTAGTATGACGAGATTGGAAGTAGATTTAAACTTTATCGCAGCGATATTAACGATTATCGGATATTCCATCAACGATACGATCGTCACCTTCGACCGAATTCGCGCCCATTTGAAAAAGAAAAAACGGATTCGTAAATTTGAAGAGTTAGTGGACATCGTGAATCAAAGTTTACGGCAAGTGTTGACCCGGTCGATTAGCACTTCTGTTACAACGTTATTGCCCGTCGTCCTCTTATTATTGATCGGCAGCGAAGCAATTTGGAATTTTTCTCTGGCTATGTTCATCGGTCTATTGATCGGGGTATATTCTTCCCTCTTTATTGCCGCGCAACTTTGGTTATTATGGAAAGGAAGAGAGTTAAAGAAAAAGGGAACGATTATTACGTATAAGGAACGGAAAAAATATTCCGACCAACCACAAGTATAA